The Daucus carota subsp. sativus chromosome 2, DH1 v3.0, whole genome shotgun sequence genome includes a window with the following:
- the LOC135150421 gene encoding uncharacterized protein LOC135150421, with protein sequence PLFTILKDNKLTGPNYIEWKRNLDIVLTAEEYKFCTYEPKPEQPAADAPDEEKEYYKRWTKADEMSRCYILAAMSGVLQHQHQAMATASDMLFNLKEIFGDQNRAARQVAMKALMNTQMAEGTPVRDHVLKMMSHLNEIEILGAELDGETQIDIILMSLPKSFEQFRLNYNMNKRQYSLAELLTELQAAEGLFRQSVQVNVAEKGSSSKPKGNKKKKKAQTQQAYTQQENDIGPGLECHWKA encoded by the coding sequence ccactgttcaccatacttaaggataacaaacttaccggacctaactatattgaatggaaacgtaatttggacattgtgttgactgctgaggagtacaagttttgcacttatgaacccaagcctgagcagcccgctgctgatgctcctgatgaggagaaagagtattataagcggtggacaaaggctgatgagatgtcgcgatgttacattctggcagcaatgtcgggtgttttgcagcatcagcatcaggctatggccactgcttcggatatgctctttaatctcaaggaaatttttggagatcagaatagggctgctaggcaagtagccatgaaggctttaatgaacactcagatggctgaaggtacacctgtaagggatcatgttctcaagatgatgtcacatctgaatgagatagagatccttggtgcagagcttgacggggaaacccagattgacattatccttatgagcttgcccaagagttttgagcagttccgcttgaattacaacatgaataagaggcagtatagtcttgcggaactgctgacagaacttcaggcagcagaaggattatttcgccagagtgttcaagtgaatgtggctgagaaaggttcttcctctaagccgaaaggcaataagaagaagaaaaaggctcagacacagcaagccTATACACAGCAAGaaaatgacattgggcctggcctggaatgtcattggaaggcctga